Below is a genomic region from Mesorhizobium sp. NZP2298.
CAATTCGATGTAGCTCGCGTCTGTCGCGGAAGTGCCTGGCCGCGATGGACGCGCGCCTGGGCTGGTCTTCCGCGCAGACCAGAAAATGCTCTTCGGAGCCAACGTAAACATCAACCACTTTCCTTAAGGCTGCTACATTCTTGAATTCTTTCTATGCATCGTGCCGTAACATCGGTAAAATCGTCTGTTTCGATGAAACGCATCCACGCCATGGATGGCTAGTGACATGGGTTCCAGAGCGTTGGCTGTGAACCCTCTCGCTGTGCTCGACGCACCGCTAACCCCAGCGGAACCTCACGGTGACAGCACGCAGCATCGACCTAAGTGAGCCGGCCATGAGCGCGGGCCGCGGCCACGAAGCTTCGACTGGGCCAGGTTCTGCATGGGAGCGCCACAAAGAAAGAGGCGATGCGTCGAGCTGTAAGCGAGCCTGAGCTCGCTTTCGAAGCGCTATGCCATCAACCCCAAGACGGTCGCGAAGTGGAGGAGCGGAGTTCGACCGCCGATCTGCCCACCGGCCCCAGGGAGCCGAGATCGAAGGTTCTGTCTGCCGTAGAAGAGGACCGTTGTTGTGGCCTTCCGCCGCAACACACTGCTGCCGCTGGACGGTTGCCTCTACGGCCTTGCAGCCGACGATCCCGCATCTGACGCGCTCTTCATTGCACCGATGTCTGCAGCGCAAGCATCGGCTTCTTCCACATTGATATTGCGGAGATCCCAACCGAACAGGGCAAGCTAAACATCAAGGCCTTTGTACCGCGCACCGCCTGTCGCGAACCTTCGCGCCCCTCTGGCCCGCCGGCACCAAAGGAGACCGTCGCGGCGCCGTTGTTGCTAGATCACATTCAATTCCCTAAACGCCCGCCCTTCGGCGACACGGATGTACCCAAACGCGGAGCAATCGACCGTGCGGTAGCCGCCATGCACGAGAAGCTCGGCCAGCGCCTTGCCGACCGCCGGGGCCTGCTGCAGACCGTGGCCTGAAAATCCGTTGGCGAAGAGGAAATTTTTCACCTTGGGGTGCGGCCCGATCACCGCGTTCTGGTCGAGCGTGTTGTAATCGTAGTGCCCGGCCCAGGCGCGGGTAGGCTTGATGGCCTCGAAGGCCGGAATGCGGGTCGCCAGCACCGGCCAAATCACCTCTTCGAACAGCGGCCAGTCGACCTCGAAATCCTGGGGATCGGCCGGGCCGTCGCCCTCTTCCGGCTCGGCGCCGCCGGTGAGATAGACCGAGCCTTCCGGCCGGACATAGATGCCGGAGGGATCGACCAGCAGCGGCATGTCGGCATATTTTTCGCGCGCCTCGAAGACGAAGACATTGCGCTTGCGCGGCTCGACCGGCAGCGCCAGCCCGGCGAGAGCGGCGACCTTGCCGGCATTCGGCCCGGCGGCATTGAGGACGGTGCCGGCTTCGATCGTCTCGCCATTGTCGAGCCTGACGCTGGTGACACGGTGGCCCTGCCGCTCGATGCCGATGACCGAGGCGGTCATAATGTCCACGTTCTTGCCGCGCAGCGCCTTGCGGAACAGCGTCAGCATTGCATGCGCGTCGAACCAGCCTTCGCCGCTGCGGCCATAGGAGCCGGCGGATATACCTTCGGTCGACAGCCAAGGGAAGCGGCGCGTCAGCTGATCCGCGTCCTCGAGCACGATGTCGGCCCCCTCGGCGACCTGCGCTTCGTGATTGGCATTCAGGATCGGCAGCCCGTTCTCGCTAGCGAGAATGAGAAAGCCGCCCTCGCGAAAACCGATGTCGGCGTCCGCGCCGAATTCTTCCTTCAGCCGCCGGAACAGTTTCATGGTGAACTGCGACAGGCGGATGTTCTGCGGGATCGAGAATTGCTGGCGAATGGAGGCGCAGGACAACGTCGTTGCCGCGTGCGCGAACTGCGGATCGCGCTCGATCAGCGCGATCGAGCCGGAAAACTCTTCCTCGCGCAGATAGTAGGCGATCGAGGAGCCGACGATGGCTCCTCCGATGATAACGATGTCGTAACGCACTTTTTTGTCGCCTTTCCGGTAACCGCCCGTGTCGATCACACAGCCGTCAGCATGATGTCGAAGCGCGTGCCGCGGCGGGCGCGGGCCTAGCGAGTTGAAAAGGGTTGCCGCATGCGCTTGATCCAGCGGCGCTCACGCAGCTGCCGGTCCTGCCTCACGCAGCAAGTCGTCGGCTCTGTCCGTCTTCTCCCAGGTGAACTCAGGCTCTTCACGGCCGAAGTGTCCGTATGTCGCCGTGTTGCGGTATATCGGGCGCACGAGATCAAGCATCTTGATGATGCCTTTCGGTCGGAGATCGAAAACATGCGAATCCAAACATGAGGCCCTGATCCCGCCCTTGCTCGAGATCCTGCCATCGTCCTTCATCAACGCCCTGGCTGATGTCGGGCGACTGCCCGGTGAGAGCCAGAACGACGGCGCAATTTCGACTCAAAGCCGATGGCATCGTCGTAGCCAATATAGAGTATCGTATCGCGGGCGACTTGGGTGTAATCGATGTGCGCATGGCTGGTACCCTCGTCCTGCTGGCTTTGTCATTTCGCGCTCTTCGCAAATGCTGTTTGGCGGCGGAACATAAAACGACACCAGATTTCTGCCGCCACTGATCTCGAAAGTTGTGATGAGCGTACCATTGACAGCGATTTGCGCTCGCAACGATTCCATGAATTTCTTTGAAGGATCTGTTGCAACGCTAAACAACAACGCAACGAGATTGGCGGGGGCCTGGTAAGACGGCAAGCTGGAACTGGTTGGCCAAGAGGGAGGCGATCGGCGCACCTTTCCCCAGGCGACGTGCTAACTTGCATCGTGCACCTCATCCGCCATTTGCTAAATGTTTTGTCCCGGCATTTGCTGGAGCGGATTGAAAGTGAACGCTCGGGCTGGGAAGCCCATGCCTTCCAGATGAACTCGCAGGGCGTGAGGCCCTTGAGGGTCTTCAGCTTGCGGCCGAAATTGTAGGCCGCGACGAAGTCGGCAAGATGCCGACGCAGTTGGTCGCGATCGTCGTAGTGGAAGCGCTTGACGGTTGCGTCTTGATGGTCTGGTTCATTCTCTCGACTCTTCTCGCCGGCCTGTCGCCTTCGACATCTGGCAATCGGCCGATGCTTGCCTGCAGACAGCGGTGGGAGCGCGTCAGATGCGGGACATCGGCTGCAACGCGTAGAGGCAATCGTCGAGCGGCAGCAGCCTTGTTGCGGCGGAAGGCCACAACAACGGTTTTCCTCGACAGACAGAACTGTCGACTCCCTGGAGCCGGTGGACAGATCGGCGGTCGAATTCCGCTTCTCCACTTCGCGACCGTCTTGGGGTTGATGCCATAGCGCTCCGAAAGCGACCTCACCTAGCCCATAGTGCATCCTTTGAGTCGGACGAGAATGGCGAAATTTCTTTTCCGCGACATGCAAGCAAGAAGGCTTCAGCCAATGGCGGTTTTTCGATAATCGGCCGTGTCTATCCCATGTCGTTTCAGCTTGTCGTAGAAGGTCTTGCGGGGAACTCCCAGGACTTCGATCGTGCGCCTCACGTCGCCGCCGCATTCCTGCAAGGCATCGCGGATGACAGTCGCCTCATAAAGGCTGACCTTCTCGGACAAGTGGAGGCTTGATACCGCTTGTTCCTTTCGACCTGATGCAATGGGCGTGCCTAGCCTTTCAAGTCCCAATGCAACGCGATCGGCGAAATGCACGAGTTCACGGACATTGCCGGGCCAATTGTGGCTCACGAGGCGATCGCGCACGCCAGCGCTTATGTCCGGAACTGGCCTGCTGAAGCGTTTGGAGGCGCGTTCCAGGAAATGCCCAAAGAGCATCGGGATGTCTTCGCGCCTTTCGCGAAGCGGCGGGATGCGGAGCGTCACCACATTCAGCCGGAAATAAAGGTCTTCCCGGAAATCTCCGCGGGCGGCCGGATCGCCGAGATCGGCCTTGGTAGCCGACACGACACGAAGGTCGATGCTGCGGGTTTCGTTCGTGCCAAGCGGCGTGATCTGCCGGGTCTCAAGCACCCTCAGAAGCTTCACCTGGAGTGCTGGCGGCATCGACTCGATTTCGTCGAGGAAGAGCGTCCCTCCGTTCGAATGCTCGATGCGACCGGTCCTGCGCCTCTGCGCGCCAGTAAAGGCGCCTGCCTCGTGCCCGAAAAGTTCGCTATCGATGACGCTTTCGGGCAGCGCTCCACAATTCAGGGCAACGAAGGGCTTCGTGCGTCGTCTGCTCCAGCGGTGAAGCAGATCCGCGACCACCTCCTTGCCCGTGCCCGTCTCGCCTTCCACAAGGACATCCACATCGGTATCGGCGATCTGGCGGAGAGTTTCGCGCAATCGAATCATGGTCGGTGCCTCCCCGATCAGCGGGATATCGCCCGCAGATCGGACAACCGCATCCCTAAGACGTCTGTTTTCCAGGACCAGGCGCCGTTTTTCCGAAGCGCGATGCAGCGTCACGAGAAGCCGGTCGTTCGCATATGGCTTCGAGATGAAATCGTAGGCGCCATCCTTGATGGCGGCAACGGCCAGCTCGACGTCGGCATGCCCGGTGATCAGGACAACCGGAATCTCCGGGTCGATCGCCTTCACTCGCTCGAAGAGCTGAAGTCCGTTCAGCCCGGGCATACGGATGTCACTCACGACAGGGCCATCGAAGTTCCCGTCGATTCTGGCGAGTGCGGCCTCGGCCGAACCGAACACGCTCGGTGAGAACGAGGCAAGCTTCAGCATCTGCGTGGCTGCGCGAAGCACATCCTCGTCATCGTCGATAAAAATGACCGGTCCTGATTCAGCACTCATGCCGCTCGCCTCAGATCGACCGTGAAGGAAGTCCCTCTCCCGTGGCCGGCATCATCATGCCGCAACGAGCCGCCGAGCTCACGTGCGATCTCTTGCGAAATGACCAGGCCAAGACCGAGACCCTTTTCCTTGTTGGTAACGAACGGCATGAAGAGGCTCCTGCGAATGTCGGGGGCAAGGCCGGGGCCGTTGTCCCGAAGGGAAATAGCGACCATTTCCCCGTTTTCGGCGAGCGCTATCTCGACGCGGGGCTCCGGTTGATCCTTCAGAGCGTCAAGCGCGTTCTGGAGAAGGTTGACGAGTATCTGCTCCAGTCGCATGCGGCTTGCCATGACAATTGGAGACGGATCGATCCGCTTCCGTTCAATCGTCACCCCGGAATCGCGAATTCGGCCTGAAAGAAGCGACAGAGCGCCGTCGATCGCGTCGTCCGCCAGTATCGGTCCCATCGATCCGCTGGCGCGGCGGGAAAAGGACCTTAGCGTTTCAGTGATCGTGCCGATCCTGCCGGTCATGGCGACGATCGAGGCCAGATTCTCGGCGGTTTCTTGCGACCGGCCGATCCCTAGAAGACGCGCGGCATTTTCAGCATAGGTGCGGATTGCGGCGACCGGCTGGTTGATCTCGTGGGCGACCCCGGCCGTTATCTGTCCCAGGATTGACAAGCGGTTCGCCTGGGCGAGTTCGTCGCGCAGGCGACGCACTCTTGCTTCAGCGTTCTCTCGCTCGGCGATCTCACCGGCGAGCGCTGCGTTCGAGCTCTGGAGCTCCGCCGTGCGCAGTTCGACGCGATGCTCCAGTTCCGCATTCAGCAACACAAGCACTTCTTGCCGCTGCCGGGCCGCCCGCCGCCGTCGAACAATGATGAAAATGACGAATCCAACGAGAACGAGGGCAAGCAGCGTTGTCACGCGGGCTGTCATGACCGCCGAGGAGATCTCGGTGTCGGCGGGGATGAGCAACGACATGCGCCAGCCCGGAACTGCTTTGCCGAGATCCTGCGAAACCGCAACGAAATCGGCTGATCGACTCTCAGGAGTTGCGGTGACCAGGTTGTCGCCGCGGCGGGAAAGCGGCACCGGCTCGAAAGTCACGCCCGGTAGCTGCAGACGATCGCGAGCGGTTTGCTTCTCCTTTGCGGAAAGCGGTGAGAGAGCGCCAAAACGCCATTGGGGCACGCTCGTGGCAAGAACCACGCCTCGCTCATCGGTCGTGAAGACCACGAAGCCGCTCTCCAGCCAACGCGACTCGACGCGGTCGAGCTCCACCTTCACCACAACCACACCGAGCGGCCCCTCCGGCCCATCGACCCGGCTCGACAGATAGAGACCAGGGCGCGCGCTAACCGTGCCGAGCGCATATTGCATAGCCGCGCCATCCGCCATCGCCTCGGTGAAGTAGTGGCGAAAGCGGTAATCGCTGCCGACGAAACTGGTCGGCTCGCCGGCGTTGCTCGCAGCAACCGCTACGCCCTCAGGATTAATGATGTAGAGTATAGAAGAGCCGGCGTCGCGCGCGATGGCGCGAAGCTTCTCATCAAGCGCGGCTTCGTTGGCAGTGCTCGGACTGCGAAGCATCTCCTGAACGGCACCGTCGCGTGCCAGAACCAGCGGAATCATTCGCTGCTTCTCGATCTCTCCTTTCAAACTGTCGGCTGCAAGCGGGAACGCGGCAAGAGCACGGTCGCGTAGGGCATACTCTGCTCTGGTGCCGGCGATGCGTCCCGTTGCAAAGACGACGAAACAGAGCGCCGCACCAAGAATTGCAAGCAAAACCACAAGCCAGAGAGATCGACCGCCGGATCTACCAGGGAAGACCAATGGGGCGCGCTGGAAGGCGCCATTACCCATGTCTTCTTCTTCTGCCATCGTATTCTTAAAACAGATCATTGACGAACCATAGTGCGGGGTT
It encodes:
- a CDS encoding NAD(P)/FAD-dependent oxidoreductase, with translation MRYDIVIIGGAIVGSSIAYYLREEEFSGSIALIERDPQFAHAATTLSCASIRQQFSIPQNIRLSQFTMKLFRRLKEEFGADADIGFREGGFLILASENGLPILNANHEAQVAEGADIVLEDADQLTRRFPWLSTEGISAGSYGRSGEGWFDAHAMLTLFRKALRGKNVDIMTASVIGIERQGHRVTSVRLDNGETIEAGTVLNAAGPNAGKVAALAGLALPVEPRKRNVFVFEAREKYADMPLLVDPSGIYVRPEGSVYLTGGAEPEEGDGPADPQDFEVDWPLFEEVIWPVLATRIPAFEAIKPTRAWAGHYDYNTLDQNAVIGPHPKVKNFLFANGFSGHGLQQAPAVGKALAELLVHGGYRTVDCSAFGYIRVAEGRAFRELNVI
- a CDS encoding methionine adenosyltransferase domain-containing protein, coding for MKDDGRISSKGGIRASCLDSHVFDLRPKGIIKMLDLVRPIYRNTATYGHFGREEPEFTWEKTDRADDLLREAGPAAA
- a CDS encoding sigma-54-dependent transcriptional regulator, coding for MSAESGPVIFIDDDEDVLRAATQMLKLASFSPSVFGSAEAALARIDGNFDGPVVSDIRMPGLNGLQLFERVKAIDPEIPVVLITGHADVELAVAAIKDGAYDFISKPYANDRLLVTLHRASEKRRLVLENRRLRDAVVRSAGDIPLIGEAPTMIRLRETLRQIADTDVDVLVEGETGTGKEVVADLLHRWSRRRTKPFVALNCGALPESVIDSELFGHEAGAFTGAQRRRTGRIEHSNGGTLFLDEIESMPPALQVKLLRVLETRQITPLGTNETRSIDLRVVSATKADLGDPAARGDFREDLYFRLNVVTLRIPPLRERREDIPMLFGHFLERASKRFSRPVPDISAGVRDRLVSHNWPGNVRELVHFADRVALGLERLGTPIASGRKEQAVSSLHLSEKVSLYEATVIRDALQECGGDVRRTIEVLGVPRKTFYDKLKRHGIDTADYRKTAIG
- a CDS encoding sensor histidine kinase, which produces MAEEEDMGNGAFQRAPLVFPGRSGGRSLWLVVLLAILGAALCFVVFATGRIAGTRAEYALRDRALAAFPLAADSLKGEIEKQRMIPLVLARDGAVQEMLRSPSTANEAALDEKLRAIARDAGSSILYIINPEGVAVAASNAGEPTSFVGSDYRFRHYFTEAMADGAAMQYALGTVSARPGLYLSSRVDGPEGPLGVVVVKVELDRVESRWLESGFVVFTTDERGVVLATSVPQWRFGALSPLSAKEKQTARDRLQLPGVTFEPVPLSRRGDNLVTATPESRSADFVAVSQDLGKAVPGWRMSLLIPADTEISSAVMTARVTTLLALVLVGFVIFIIVRRRRAARQRQEVLVLLNAELEHRVELRTAELQSSNAALAGEIAERENAEARVRRLRDELAQANRLSILGQITAGVAHEINQPVAAIRTYAENAARLLGIGRSQETAENLASIVAMTGRIGTITETLRSFSRRASGSMGPILADDAIDGALSLLSGRIRDSGVTIERKRIDPSPIVMASRMRLEQILVNLLQNALDALKDQPEPRVEIALAENGEMVAISLRDNGPGLAPDIRRSLFMPFVTNKEKGLGLGLVISQEIARELGGSLRHDDAGHGRGTSFTVDLRRAA